A single window of Balaenoptera ricei isolate mBalRic1 chromosome 15, mBalRic1.hap2, whole genome shotgun sequence DNA harbors:
- the TELO2 gene encoding telomere length regulation protein TEL2 homolog isoform X3, which produces MDPEVSAVRLTVWEAVHILSSSEDGGRIFCTLGSLKRYLGETENSAFPEEQEEFARIHFSTFLRCLVGKLSPDWLELLPDGQMEELWASFFLEGPADQAFLVLMESIEGAASPSFRLMKMARLLARFLSVGRMAAVMEGQCRQQAGPAFPLLQETLLTKVVGLPDLLGNRLQRENLATFFPQNYFPLLGEEVLRVLQVVVDSLRGGLDCSVSFLSQVLGKACVHGRQKEVLGVLVPRLTVLTQGSCLWQRVCWCLVERVPDWAMEAVLKGFVEAAPGPEVLSRLLGNLVTKSKKAQFVMTRKLLFLQYSCTMPMLQSLLGYLAMDSQRRSLLMQALKELLETWGSSSAIRHVPLVQQCYVSKAILICLAHLGEAELRDSQDELLASLMEGVKSRLDSSLPPVRRLGMIVAEVASARIHPEGPPLKFQYEEDELTREMLALAMPQPTADGPSEAGPSFAPVSGETPDRETVDRSGPQVGPEGSDSELDSDDEFVPYDMSVDREQRSSKAPSYVRGCLEALTGSEDWERWEAALRALEGLIFRSPAATQEVSVELAKVLLHLEEKTAVAGFEGLRQRTLVAVTVTDPARVAEYLTAQFYALNYSLRQRMDILDVLTLAAQELSRPGRLGKAPQRGSPDPGSQPGGAVVPAWRAVVEERVRRKTRRFSKGSVGRAPAVGPNEFNSVAGYFFFPLLQHFDRPLVTFDLLGGDQLVLGRLAHTLGALMYLAVNTTVAVPMGKALLEFVWALRFHGDAYVRRGLLSAVSAVLLSVPAEQLLADLLDELLEARSWLGGLAAHLHPPWQARWF; this is translated from the exons ATGGATCCTGAGGTCTCTGCCGTCCGGCTCACCGTCTGGGAGGCTGTTCACATCCTTTCATCTTCTGAGGATGGGGGCCGCATCTTCTGCACCCTGGGGTCCCTGAAGCGCTATCTTGGTGAAACGGAGAATTCAGCCTTCCCTGAGGAGCAGGAGGAGTTTGCCAGGATCCACTTTTCCACCTTTCTCAGATGTCTGGTCGGCAAGCTGAGCCCCGACTGGCTGGAGCTGCTGCCTGATGGCCAAATGGAGGAGCTGTGGGCCAGCTTCTTCCTAGAGGGCCCAGCTGACCAAGCCTTCCTGGTGCTGATGGAGTCCATCGAGGGTGCTGCCAG CCCCAGCTTCCGTCTGATGAAGATGGCACGGCTGCTGGCCAGGTTCCTGAGCGTGGGCAGGATGGCCGCTGTGATGGAGGGGCAGTGTCGGCAGCAGGCAGGGCCAGCCTTCCCCCTGCTCCAGGAGACGCTTCTCACCAAGGTGGTGGGCCTGCCCGATCTCCTGGGCAACCGTCTGCAGCGGGAGAACCTGGCCACATTCTTCCCTCAGAACTACTTCCCTCTGCTGGGCGAGGAAGTCCTGCGGGTGCTGCAGGTGGTCGTGGACTCTCTCCGAG GTGGCCTGGACTGCTCCGTCTCCTTCCTGTCTCAGGTCCTGGGGAAAGCCTGCGTCCACGGGAGACAGA AGGAGGTTCTGGGCGTGCTTGTGCCCCGGCTGACGGTGCTTACCCAGGGCAGCTGCCTCTGGCAGCGGGTCTGCTGGTGCCTGGTGGAGCGCGTGCCCGACTGGGCCATGGAGGCCGTGCTGAAGGGGTTCGTGGAGGCCGCCCCAGG GCCTGAAGTCCTCTCACGGCTGCTGGGGAACCTGGTGACAAAGAGTAAGAAGGCCCAGTTTGTGATGACCCGGAAGCTGCTGTTCCTACAGTACAGCTGCACG ATGCCCATGCTGCAGAGCCTGCTGGGCTACCTGGCCATGGACAGCCAGCGGCGCTCGCTCCTCATGCAG GCGCTGAAGGAGCTCCTGGAGACGTGGGGCAGCAGCAGCGCCATCCGCCACGTGCCCCTGGTGCAGCAGTGCTACGTCAGCAAGGCCATCCTCATCTGCCTGGCGCACCTGGGGGAGGCAGAGCTCCGGGACAGCCAGGACG AGTTGTTGGCCAGCCTCATGGAGGGAGTGAAGAGCCGCCTGGACAGCAGCCTGCCCCCCGTGCGCCGCTTGGGCATGATCGTGGCTGAGGTGGCCAGCGCCCGGATCCACCCCGAGGGGCCTCCCCTTAAGTTCCAG TATGAAGAGGATGAGCTGACCCGCGAGATGCTGGCTTTGGCCATGCCCCAGCCCACGGCTGACGGCCCCTCGGAGGCGGG CCCGTCTTTCGCTCCGGTCAGTGGAGAGACTCCTGACAGAGAGACTGTGGACCGCAGCGGCCCCCAGGTTGGGCCTGAGGGCTCCGACTCCGAGCTGGACAG CGATGATGAGTTTGTCCCCTACGACATGTCGGTAGACAGGGAGCAGAGAAGCAGCAAGGCACCCTCGTACGTGCGGGGCTGTTTGGAAG CTCTGACCGGGTCCGAGGACTGGGAGCGCTGGGAGGCGGCCCTGCGGGCCCTCGAGGGGCTGATCTTCAGGAGCCCGGCTGCCACTCAGGAG GTGAGCGTGGAGCTGGCCAAGGTGCTGCTGCACCTGGAGGAGAAGACGGCCGTGGCAGGGTTCGAGGGGCTGCGCCAGAGGACCCTGGTGGCCGTCACAGTCACAGACCCGGCTCGG GTGGCGGAGTACCTGACCGCGCAGTTCTACGCCCTCAACTACAGCCTCCGGCAGCGCATGGACATTCTGGAT GTCCTGACTCTGGCCGCCCAGGAGCTGTCTCGGCCGGGGCGCCTTGGGAAGGCTCCCCAGCGGGGCTCCCCAGACCCCGGCTCCCagcctggtggtgctgtggtccCGGCCTGGCGGGCGGTGGTGGAGGAGCGCGTCAGACGCAAGACCCGGCGGTTTTCCAAG GGCTCTGTGGGGCGGGCACCAGCCGTTGGCCCCAACGAATTCAACTCGGTGGCTGGCtacttcttcttccctctccttcaaCATTTTGACAG GCCTCTTGTGACTTTCGACCTTTTGGGAGGTGACCAGTTGGTTCTTGGGAGACTGGCCCACACCTTAGGGGCCCTGATGTACCTGGCTGTGAACACCACG GTGGCTGTGCCCATGGGCAAGGCCCTGCTGGAGTTCGTGTGGGCCCTTCGTTTCCATGGTGACGC CTATGTGCGGCGGGGCTTGCTGTCTGCTGTCTCCGCCGTCCTCCTCAGCGTTCCGGCTGAGCAGCTGCTGGCAGACCTGCTGGACGAGCTGCTGGAGGCCCGGTCCTGGCTGGGAG GGCTCGCGGCTCATCTGCATCCACCCTGGCAGGCCCGGTGGTTCTGA